Genomic segment of Mucilaginibacter sabulilitoris:
AATATATTTTACAGCATCTTTTTTGGGGTAAATTCAAGTATTCTCCTAGATTTCGGTATGACGATTTTTGTACGTTTAATCATAATTAGTTTGGCACTCATCATTTCATGTGTATGCTATTTTAGGCTGTTCTATTTAGCTGGATAGTCCTGACGAAATTTCTCTTTGTGACGGTGCCGGTGCTGAGATTGACTAAATCCTCTTATCAAGACAAAAAAAGCCGCTTTTTAGTGTAAAAGCAGCTTTTTAGAAGTGCGCCCACCTGGGCTGCTATGATATCTTTGTAAGTAGCTAATTATCAATCGCTTCTGAAGTTAACCACCACGCCGATTGGGCGTTTTACTCGTTTACCTCTTTCGCTTACCCAAATATACGAAAAATTGCTGGTTGTCAATAACAAAAAAATACTGGATTCCAGGTTCGTGCCCAACCCAGGCTACTATTCTATATTAAGAAGATAACGTGTTGATTATAAGCGAATAATTGATTGATTGAAAATTACTCGTTGATAAAAATGTGCGCGCGATGGTAGCGAATATTCTCCCCATCTAGGGCGTGATCTGCCTTGAAAGTCACCTTTTCGTATTCCCCACCCAAAACTTCAAATTCATCGGTTAAAGTGAGAATTCCTTTATCCAACATGACATGGTGATTAGGGCATAAACACAAGAGATTGTCAGCTTTATCAAAGCCGTTGTGTGGCTTGCCTAGAGGTTTAATATGGGCAGCTTCGGCGTAGCCAATTCCTTTGATGGTAATGCGAAGACCGCAGATCTGGCAGGTATAATCGTAAAGTGCTTTCAGTTCCCGTGAAAGTTTGGTATCCCTTACGATACGGAGAACGGTACTAGTCTGCCTTTTACTATCTTCATTACCGGCAGGTAGTGATTGAATCGGTTCAGGCGGCATGGTGGAACCAGGTTGGATTTTTTGCAGGCGGTAACGGCAGATTAAAAAACCGTCTTTCCCACGATCTTCGAAATGCTCGGTCACTTGATAGAGACCACCATATACAAAGCCTGACTTTGGGCTAAAAGCAGAATGGTGCTTATAGCCACGTGTTACCCTAACCGGTAAGGCATGTAGTTCACTGACCAATAAAGCTTTGTTACCAGGACTTTCCCAACTCTGATCTTTGATTTGTCTTCCGGTATTGGGATCATTACCACCATGACCGGTATAAATGATCTCGTCTCCTAAGTCAAAGTCATCCACATAACCGCCATTTAAAACAATAGAAGATGCGCCCTGGCGCGGATTTCCATCGATACCACCCATGAGCACTTTATGAATGCCAGCCTCGGTTAGAGCTTTTCGATTCGGAAAAATATCGCCCTCTTCCAGATCGGGTAAGGCACCAAAAATATACGTGGTCATTGAATTGAAATTAGATAAGGTAAAAAAGGTCGGTCTGCTGGGGCAAAATTAAATTGATCAAATTCACTGAGACTGATCCATTCGACTAGATCATGATCATGCAATTGGATATCTCCGTTCAAATAAGAACAATGATAAGCTTTCAAAACAATGGAAATTTGATCGTAGTGATGAATACTTTCCATCAGGAAATGATTCACTTTAACTTCAATGGCTAATTCTTCTTTGAGCTCTCTTAATAAACAAGCTTCCGGTGTTTCTCCCACCTCTATTTTTCCACCCGGGAACTCCCAAAATCCGGCTTGAGATTTATGTGCCGCGCGCCGAGCGATCAATAATTGCCCTTCTTTAAAAATTACTGCGGCGGCTACAGGGATTATATTTGGCTTAGACATCTATTTAATTCGAAGATATGATTTGTCCATTAAAAATATGGATCTTTTGTAAGTGCAGTTTTAAATTCAATGTTTAAGCAAATAATACTTATTTTCAAATAGATTCGAATTAGTGATCGCGTATTTTCTTAATCTTGCATATTAAATAAACCCTAAACACATGAATAAGGTCTTGTTGGTGTTAACCAGTCATTTGAATTTTTTAAAGGAGAATCATTGTGGGCTATAATTTCTACGGTTTCAACCCTTTGGATTTTGAAGAATTGGTACAGGCTTTATTTCAAAGATTACTGGGCAACAGCTCGTTGGTATACGGCATTGGTGCAGATGGTGGAAGAGAGCTGAGTTTCCTAGGACGCGCATCATTTGCTTCACCACAAGAGTTTCATGAAGGGCTTTGGATTGTGCAGGCTAAATTTCGCTCGCGAGGTGGAGTGATCCAGCTTGATCATTTCCTGCCGCGCAGACAGTTCGTGCAGCCGGTAACTAAAAAATCCCTCCAGGCCCAGCAAAACCGAGAGGCCCAGGATCAAAATTAATTTCGGGATAAAAACTATTCTCATCATTATAGGTCAGCTATACCCCTATATAATATCATGCCATTACGCTTGAACAGGCAAAACCAGTAATTTTCCTTGCCGCTGTAGTTTTTTTTGAACAGATTTCAGATCGGAGTAGCCAGAAGTCTTCGCAGATAAATAAAACAGAGATGATTCAAAACAAATGTTATTTTTAAAGATCTTTTTTACCAGTTTGAACATCAAATAACAAGGTTAATTAATCTTTTAAATAACTTTACCTGATTTAATCATACGTACGCCAAAAGGGCGATGTATAAATGAATAAAAACAATTAACTTATTCATTTATGCTACAACGGATAAAAGAGGAAGAAGTAAATTCAGATGAGGCCCGACAGCGACAATTTAATTACCACGAATGATTCCGAACTTTGGGATCTGTTTCGTGATGGTAATGATGCTGCTTATACACAATTGATCAAAAAATATTCAAAGCCACTATTTAATTACGGGTACCGCATTTGCCAGGATAAGGATTTTTTGAAAGATTGTATACAAGATGTTTTCCTGGAGCTTTGGAACAGGAGGCTCCGGATCAGTTCGACGCCGGCAGTAAAGTGGTATTTATTCAAGGCAGTAAGGTTAAGAATATTTCGCGAACAAAGTAAATGGAACCGTGGCGAAGAACTCGATGAGAACTATGAATTTTTAGTTGAATTTAACATCGAATCAAAGATCATTACCAATCTTGAAAGCGCAGAACTCACAACAAGAATAAAACATATTCTGAATGCCCTCCCACCGCGTCAGCGGGAAATTATGTATTTGAGGTTTTATGAAAACCTCGATTTCGATAACATTTCGCAGATCATGGAAATCAGTAAGCAATCTGTACATAACCTGCTGCAAAAGGCATATAAAAACTTTCGTTCCGAATGGATTATCCTTCTCGCAGTGTTTTTAGCCTCCTGAACTAATAAATTACACAACTGTTAATCAGGTAATTACTAACTAATTCTTAAAATTATTCATTTTTTTACTTTTCAGAGGGGTAATATTTAATCGGTTTGGAATATATAGTATTATAAACCAATTGAATTTCCAGTGACCGATTATAGTAATTTCGAAGTCGAAGACTTTTTACATGACGATTTTTTTATCGACTGGGTTTTAAAAGGCACACAGCAGGACTTTTGGGACCAATGGCTTTTAAAACACCCCGACCGTAAAATCATTGTCGAAAAAGCGCATTTAATTATTTCTGCTATTGTTGTTCAACCGCTAAAGGATGAACTTACAGACGCAGATGTAAACTCCATCGCGGCATACGTTCATGAACATGGTTTTACCGAAACTATTGAGCCTAACATCATTCCGCTAAAATTTCACCAGACCAAATGGTTCAGGTTTGCCGCCCTGTTCCTGGCCTTTGTGACAGCGGGCTTAATATTTTCAAGAATAAGAACAGGCAACAATTTAAAAGAACAATCGCTTGTACAGGTTACTGACCCGTATTTAAACGTCATCAACAATACCAGACAAACCAGGCTTGTACGAATGAATGACGGTAGTTTGGCGGTATTAAAACCCGGATCCGGTTTAAAATACCTTAAAACTTTTAAAAGCAAAAGGGAGGTTTTTTTAGATGGTGAGGCTTTTTTTGAAATTCATAAAAACCCTTCGATGCCCTTCCTGGTGCACAGTCATGATATGATTGTCAGAGTATTGGGCACCAGTTTTACGGTTAAATCATTTAATCACGACCAGGAGTTTAAAGTAATAGTAAACACCGGCAAGGTGCTGGTATACAATCAAAAAGCAGTTACTACCGCTGATAAGCAAAAATATACGGTTACGCTGATACCCAACCAGCAGGTGATTTATGAAGCAAAAGCCTCGCAGGTAACAAAGGAAACTTTAACAAAGCCGCTAACACTTTCAAAAGAGATAGCCCAAAAAGAGTTCACATTTGATAATGCTCCGCTATCTGTCATTATTGAAAAGATAGAAAAAGCCTACGACGTTAATATTGAGTATGATAAAACCAAACTCGGCAACATCAATTTAACAGCATCACTGTCTGACAGGCCCCTTGATGAAAAAGTTAAACTGATTTGCAAGGCTGTAAACGTTTCGTGTCAATTTGTTGATGGCCGTATTATTATTGATAACCCAAACCATATCCCAACCAATTAACCTGATTATTTTACCAACACTAAAAAAATATGAAAGAAAAAAGTACATAGCCCCAAAAAACAAACCGGCAATATTTGCGGTACTGCCGGTCCAAATGTTTAGCCCCAAAATGATTGATATCCATTTACTTTAACCTGTTAAAAGGTTGAGCGGGGCTTTTTTGTCAAGTTATTAACGAATTATTAACTCTAATCAAATTTATGAAATATAAACCTATACTCGTAAAAATAATGAAGATCACATTTTTACAGTTAACATTAAGTCTCTCATTGTTAGGAAGCGCCATAGCCAAAGAAGCAAAAGCACAGGCTATTTTAGATACCAGGGTTACAGTAAACGAGACTAATACCGCGCTAAAAACGGTCATAAAAAACCTGGAACAAAAATATCATATCAATTTTGTGTATAGCCCTGAGCTGATAAATGGTGTGCAGAAGGTAAACGCTTCCTTTACAGAAAAAACATTGGGAAATGTATTAACCCAATTATTTACGCCGCTTAACCTGGTTTATGAAGTTTCCGGCGATGTTATCGTAATCAGGAATAACGCTCCGGTGGCGCTTAACAAACGCGCGGATCTGGATATGACCCAGACCCCCGTATCCGGTAAAGTTTTGGACGATCAGGGCCTGGCTGCTCCGGGTGTTACGATCACCATTAAGGGTACCAAAACAGGAACCATTACCGACATGAACGGTAATTTCACCTTGAATGTAACTCCGGGTACCATATTGGTTTTCAGCGCCATAGGCTTTGAATCACAGGAACTACCCGCCAAAGCCGAAGCCATGAAAATTACTTTGGCAGCAGCTAACAACAACCTTGCAGAAATTGTAGTGGTCGGTGCCACCTTCAAAAAAGGC
This window contains:
- a CDS encoding (deoxy)nucleoside triphosphate pyrophosphohydrolase; protein product: MSKPNIIPVAAAVIFKEGQLLIARRAAHKSQAGFWEFPGGKIEVGETPEACLLRELKEELAIEVKVNHFLMESIHHYDQISIVLKAYHCSYLNGDIQLHDHDLVEWISLSEFDQFNFAPADRPFLPYLISIQ
- a CDS encoding YDG/SRA domain-containing protein, whose protein sequence is MTTYIFGALPDLEEGDIFPNRKALTEAGIHKVLMGGIDGNPRQGASSIVLNGGYVDDFDLGDEIIYTGHGGNDPNTGRQIKDQSWESPGNKALLVSELHALPVRVTRGYKHHSAFSPKSGFVYGGLYQVTEHFEDRGKDGFLICRYRLQKIQPGSTMPPEPIQSLPAGNEDSKRQTSTVLRIVRDTKLSRELKALYDYTCQICGLRITIKGIGYAEAAHIKPLGKPHNGFDKADNLLCLCPNHHVMLDKGILTLTDEFEVLGGEYEKVTFKADHALDGENIRYHRAHIFINE
- a CDS encoding FecR family protein, producing MTDYSNFEVEDFLHDDFFIDWVLKGTQQDFWDQWLLKHPDRKIIVEKAHLIISAIVVQPLKDELTDADVNSIAAYVHEHGFTETIEPNIIPLKFHQTKWFRFAALFLAFVTAGLIFSRIRTGNNLKEQSLVQVTDPYLNVINNTRQTRLVRMNDGSLAVLKPGSGLKYLKTFKSKREVFLDGEAFFEIHKNPSMPFLVHSHDMIVRVLGTSFTVKSFNHDQEFKVIVNTGKVLVYNQKAVTTADKQKYTVTLIPNQQVIYEAKASQVTKETLTKPLTLSKEIAQKEFTFDNAPLSVIIEKIEKAYDVNIEYDKTKLGNINLTASLSDRPLDEKVKLICKAVNVSCQFVDGRIIIDNPNHIPTN
- a CDS encoding RNA polymerase sigma factor, producing the protein MRPDSDNLITTNDSELWDLFRDGNDAAYTQLIKKYSKPLFNYGYRICQDKDFLKDCIQDVFLELWNRRLRISSTPAVKWYLFKAVRLRIFREQSKWNRGEELDENYEFLVEFNIESKIITNLESAELTTRIKHILNALPPRQREIMYLRFYENLDFDNISQIMEISKQSVHNLLQKAYKNFRSEWIILLAVFLAS